Genomic DNA from bacterium:
TGCTCGAATGGCTAAAGAATACCACCGGCTTTGAATTGGACTGTAATGATGACCTTCGACTCATACCGAAACACCTTCTGTTGTGGCAAATATTACTTTGCAATGTTGGTCGCTCTTGAACGGCGGATCCAAATACACGAGGTCTACCGTCTCATCCTTGACGTAGCGCCGCAGGATGTCGAGGTTGTCACCGTAGTAAAGAAGATTCGAGGTCATAGGATATTCTGATGGACGCTGAGTATTCGTGCTGGCAGGGGCGTCCGTGCAACGAGACCTTCGGCCCGCCTCGGCGATGATGTGTAGTGTTTGCAGAGCAGATGTTAGCCCGGCAGGTAAGCCGAGGTTCTTCAGCCCGAAGCGGGCTTCAGAATGACAAGCTTAGGTGTCGGCGCAGGCTTCGGAATACTTCGTGCTGGCAGGGGCGTCCGTGCAACGAGACCTTCGGCCCGTCTCGGCGAAGGGAGGGAACAGGGGACGCGCGCACGGTTAGATCCTGATAGGCAAGTTAGAATATTCCCCGCCCAAAGTCAACCGATCCCCCCAGGAGCAGAAAACAGAAAGCAAAAAGCAGGCAATCCATCAAAAATCACTCTGTTTTTCCTATTTTCAATTTCAAATTTCCTATTTGCCTTCCCCCTTAATGGTGCAAGCGGCAAAAGAACGGTTCCTCCCCCCGCACCTTATGTTGCATTCCCCCTGCAAAATCGCAATTTTCGCCGCTATTCTCAAGTCTTTAGTCTCCAGTCTCTTCCCCTCACCCCGCCCCATTTTCCCCTATGAAGAATTATTGATATGCAGCCGATAACTCCCGCGCCGCCAACTCTCGCATTCTCCGCCCCTTGGAGAACCTTACTATAAGGTCCATCAAATCCACAACCCCAATTCGCACTTTTATTCACAATTCGAGGTTGCTTCAGGATTTCCCGATTTTGGCATCTTGGCTTCCAAGAAAAAGGCGCCCTTTTCAGAGCGCCCTTTTCAGATTTTCAGCCTTTCAGCGTTTCAGCGTTTAGGCTTACACCCAGCCACGGTCCTTGCAGGCCTGGGCCACGCGGTTCACGGCGATCACATAGGCCGCGTCACGCATATACAGCTTACGCTTCTTGGAGACGTCGGCCACGGCATGGAACGCGCTCGTCATTTTCTGATCGAGGCGGTTCAGCACTTCGTCCTTCTCCCAGAAGTAATTCATGTTGGACTGCACCTGCTCGAAGTAGGAGCACGTCACGCCGCCGGCGTTGGCCAAAAAGTCGGGGATCATAAAGATGCCACGGCCATGAATGACCTTGTCGGCTTCGGGGGTGGTCGGACCATTGGCGCCTTCGCCGATCAGGCGGACGCGCTTGCTGATCTGATCCACGTTCGCGCCGGTCACCTGGTTCTCGATGGCGCTCGGAAGCAGAATGTCCACTTCCTGCTTGATCCACTCGTCACCCGCCAGCACTTCGTAACCGATGTCGCGGGCCTTACCCTTGTCAATGCCGCCGAAGCGGTCGGTGATTTCCATCAGCTTGCGCCAGTCCACGCCGTCCTTCTTGCGGAAGGTGTAGGAGACCTGGTCCTGCTGATCCCAGCAAGCGACACAGATCACCTTGCCGCCGAGCTGCGTGTAGAGGTCAATCGCGTACTGGGCCACGTTGCCGAAGCCCTGAACCGCCGCGATCGTGCCCTTCAGATCGATGCCCAGAAGCTTCAAGGCTTCGCGCACCGTGTAGATCAAGCCGTAACCCGTGGCTTCCGTACGGCCCAGCGAACCGCCCATGCCCACCGGCTTGCCGGTGATCAGACCCGGGAAATGGCCGCCGTGAATGTGCTCGTACTCGTCCAGCATCCACAACATGTGCTGCGGATTGGTCATGACATCCGGAGCCGGAACGTCCTGCAGCGGGCCAATCACGCGGGCCAACTGACGGATCCAGCCGCGGCAAATCTGCTCCTGTTCGCGCGCCGACAGGTTGTGCGGATCGCAGATCACGCCACCCTTGCCGCCACCCAATGGAATATCCACTACCGAGCACTTCCATG
This window encodes:
- a CDS encoding Glu/Leu/Phe/Val dehydrogenase, with protein sequence MAGKSFNPFEMAQTQFDNVADILELDGGTRDLLRQPLREFQFSIPVRMDDGSMKIFRGFRVQHSDARGPSKGGIRFHPHETLDTVRALAMWMTWKCSVVDIPLGGGKGGVICDPHNLSAREQEQICRGWIRQLARVIGPLQDVPAPDVMTNPQHMLWMLDEYEHIHGGHFPGLITGKPVGMGGSLGRTEATGYGLIYTVREALKLLGIDLKGTIAAVQGFGNVAQYAIDLYTQLGGKVICVACWDQQDQVSYTFRKKDGVDWRKLMEITDRFGGIDKGKARDIGYEVLAGDEWIKQEVDILLPSAIENQVTGANVDQISKRVRLIGEGANGPTTPEADKVIHGRGIFMIPDFLANAGGVTCSYFEQVQSNMNYFWEKDEVLNRLDQKMTSAFHAVADVSKKRKLYMRDAAYVIAVNRVAQACKDRGWV